From a single Ooceraea biroi isolate clonal line C1 chromosome 12, Obir_v5.4, whole genome shotgun sequence genomic region:
- the LOC105276564 gene encoding eukaryotic translation elongation factor 1 epsilon-1 yields the protein MGLCNTECVERIAQYLDVSPGRLEVSHKNVASTREREGGAQPVQGFCTIVQDLARTSEYPDILGSEREVQALTQQWLEYAIVCANYADLSQNTKRILSELNTSLTHVPYIAGTEKTIADVTLYYVLHPVMKTLSQPEKARYIHVSRWFDNIQQEDKLRRELDLISFNLLHLFL from the exons ATGGGTCTCTGCAATACCGAGTGCGTGGAGAGGATAGCGCAGTATCTCGACGTTTCCCCGGGAAGGTTGGAAGTTTCTCACAAAAAC GTAGCTTCCACCCGAGAACGCGAGGGAGGCGCGCAACCCGTCCAGGGCTTCTGCACCATCGTACAGGATCTGGCGAGGACCTCGGAATACCCCGACATCCTCGGTAGCGAGAGAGAAGTACAGGCTCTGACGCAGCAGTGGCTGGAGTACGCGATAGTCTGCGCCAATTATGCGGACCTTTCCCAAAACACCAAGAGAATACTGAGC GAGTTGAACACATCGTTGACACACGTGCCCTACATAGCCGGTACAGAAAAGACTATCGCAGATGTCACGTTGTACTACGTTTTACATCCCGTAATG AAAACTCTGAGCCAACCGGAGAAGGCACGGTACATTCACGTGTCAAGGTGGTTTGACAATATTCAGCAAGAGGATAAGCTAAGACGCGAATTAGACttgatatcttttaatttgtTACACTTGTTTCTGTAA
- the LOC105276563 gene encoding GDP-mannose 4,6 dehydratase yields the protein MATGDDRRVALITGITGQDGSYLAEFLLEKGYTVHGIIRRASSFNTARIQHLYEDPKCHRQGKMILHYGDMTDSSSLIKVISAVQPTEIYNLAAQSHVMVSFEVSEYTAEVDAVGTVRLLDAIRTCGLEKSVKFYHASTSELYGRVVQVPQDEKTPFYPRSPYACAKLYSFWIVVNYREAYNMFACNGILFNHESPRRGENFVTRKVTRSIAKIHLGLQDVLELGNLDAKRDWGHAKDYVEAMWLMLQQTQPDDYVIATGETHSVREFVGTAFQYVGRTIQWKGEGVDETGHDAQTGQLLVRVNPKYFRPTEVDVLLGDASKARDKFGWKPTVTFKELVKDMMDSDLELMSKNPNA from the exons ATGGCAACTGGGGACGATAGGCGTGTTGCTCTGATAACGGGTATCACCGGACAA GATGGTTCTTATTTGGCGGAATTCCTGCTGGAGAAAGGATACACCGTTCACGGCATCATTAGACGAGCGAGTTCGTTTAACACCGCTCGCATCCAGCACCTCTACGAGGATCCCAAGTGCCATCGGCAAGGAAAAATGATATTGCATTATGGTGACATGACAGATTCCAGTAGCCTGATCAAGGTTATCAGCGCCGTACAGCCAACGGAAATTTATAATCTTGCGGCGCAGAGTCACGTTATG GTCAGCTTCGAGGTGAGCGAGTACACTGCCGAGGTAGACGCGGTAGGAACGGTGAGACTGTTGGACGCGATACGCACGTGTGGCTTGGAGAAGTCCGTCAAATTTTATCACGCGTCCACTTCCGAGCTCTACGGTAGAGTGGTGCAAGTTCCTCAAGATGAAAAGACACCGTTCTATCCTCGTTCTCCGTACG CGTGCGCAAAGTTGTACAGTTTCTGGATCGTCGTGAATTATAGAGAAGCGTACAACATGTTCGCGTGTAATGGGATATTGTTCAATCACGAGAGCCCGCGAAGGGGAGAGAATTTTGTCACGAGGAAGGTGACCAGGTCGATAGCGAAGATACATTTGGGCCTGCAGGACGTGCTGGAACTGGGCAACTTGGATGCGAAGCGAGACTGGGGCCATGCCAAGGATTACGTTGAA GCGATGTGGCTGATGCTCCAACAGACGCAACCGGACGACTACGTTATAGCGACGGGAGAGACGCACAGTGTGAGGGAGTTTGTCGGGACGGCCTTCCAGTACGTAGGTCGCACGATTCAGTGGAAAGGCGAGGGTGTCGATGAAACGGGTCACGATGCACAAACCGGTCAACTATTGGTTCGCGTCAACCCCAAGTATTTTCGTCCAACGGAAGTG gACGTACTGTTGGGTGATGCGTCGAAAGCTAGAGACAAATTCGGATGGAAACCGACCGTTACGTTTAAg gaACTCGTAAAAGACATGATGGATTCCGATCTAGAATTAATGTCGAAAAATCCAAATGCTTAA
- the LOC105276562 gene encoding uncharacterized protein LOC105276562 isoform X1: protein MTKDEEGKNISSSEDEMFINNVKDVIDQQFLNDDLYNKEKTEVFQSKELETNQPHGKSLRVNSEQEDTFMNFGISATFQNFVAKKLDKLLEGTIKLKDKKNTECSLEHKRKEHKSTGIKLLSTSTTYLNTEITEAHADCGKKFKRKKYKIIEDDDALLKFREAAVDSERILSKSYTEAWVNRRPEPDFKYKRLKNGILVEQA, encoded by the exons atgacaAAGGATGAGGAAGGGAAAAACATTTCGAGTTCGGAGGACGAGATGTTTATAAATAACGTGAAGGATGTGATTGATCAACAGTTTTTGAATGACGATCTttataataaagagaaaactGAAGTTTTTCAATCCA AAGAACTCGAGACTAATCAGCCACATGGAAAGTCTTTAAGAGTGAATTCCGAGCAAGAGGACACATTTATGAATTTTGGTATTAGTGCAACGTTCCAGAATTTTGTGGCTAAGAAGTTAGATAAGCTTTTGGAAGG AACCATCAAGTTAAAAGACAAGAAAAATACTGAATGCTCTTTGGAACATAAACGGAAGGAACATAAAAGTACGGGGATAAAACTCTTGAGTACGTCAACAACATATTTAAACACAGAAATTACAGAAGCACATGCGGACTGTGGAAAGAAGttcaaaaggaaaaaatataaaattatagaagaTGACGATGCTTTGCTTAAATTTCGAGAGGCTGCTGTAGATTCAGAACGTATATTGAGCAAATCCTATACGGAAGCATGGGTCAATAGACGGCCCGAGCcagattttaaatataaaagattgaaaaatgGTATTTTGGTCGAGCAAGCATAA
- the LOC105276562 gene encoding uncharacterized protein LOC105276562 isoform X2, translating to MTKDEEGKNISSSEDEMFINNVKDVIDQQFLNDDLYNKEKTEVFQSKLETNQPHGKSLRVNSEQEDTFMNFGISATFQNFVAKKLDKLLEGTIKLKDKKNTECSLEHKRKEHKSTGIKLLSTSTTYLNTEITEAHADCGKKFKRKKYKIIEDDDALLKFREAAVDSERILSKSYTEAWVNRRPEPDFKYKRLKNGILVEQA from the exons atgacaAAGGATGAGGAAGGGAAAAACATTTCGAGTTCGGAGGACGAGATGTTTATAAATAACGTGAAGGATGTGATTGATCAACAGTTTTTGAATGACGATCTttataataaagagaaaactGAAGTTTTTCAATCCA AACTCGAGACTAATCAGCCACATGGAAAGTCTTTAAGAGTGAATTCCGAGCAAGAGGACACATTTATGAATTTTGGTATTAGTGCAACGTTCCAGAATTTTGTGGCTAAGAAGTTAGATAAGCTTTTGGAAGG AACCATCAAGTTAAAAGACAAGAAAAATACTGAATGCTCTTTGGAACATAAACGGAAGGAACATAAAAGTACGGGGATAAAACTCTTGAGTACGTCAACAACATATTTAAACACAGAAATTACAGAAGCACATGCGGACTGTGGAAAGAAGttcaaaaggaaaaaatataaaattatagaagaTGACGATGCTTTGCTTAAATTTCGAGAGGCTGCTGTAGATTCAGAACGTATATTGAGCAAATCCTATACGGAAGCATGGGTCAATAGACGGCCCGAGCcagattttaaatataaaagattgaaaaatgGTATTTTGGTCGAGCAAGCATAA